The following proteins come from a genomic window of Shewanella halifaxensis HAW-EB4:
- the folX gene encoding dihydroneopterin triphosphate 2'-epimerase: MKPEIAVIRIKNLRLRTYIGIKEDEIQNKQDVTINTVIHYCADKARNSDNMDDALNYRTITKKIIALVENNRFSLLENLTSQVLQIASEHPWVDFAKVEIDKPHALRFADSVSLELCYQKASL; encoded by the coding sequence ATGAAACCAGAAATCGCCGTGATCCGAATTAAAAACCTTAGGCTACGTACCTACATTGGGATTAAGGAAGACGAAATACAAAATAAGCAAGATGTCACCATAAATACCGTTATTCACTATTGTGCGGATAAGGCTAGAAACAGCGACAATATGGATGATGCTCTGAATTATCGCACGATTACCAAAAAGATCATTGCTTTAGTTGAAAACAACCGCTTTTCTTTACTTGAGAACCTCACTAGCCAAGTTTTACAGATCGCCAGTGAACACCCGTGGGTCGATTTTGCCAAGGTCGAAATCGACAAGCCACACGCGCTGCGCTTTGCAGATTCAGTCTCTCTTGAGCTATGTTACCAAAAAGCATCGCTATAG
- a CDS encoding TIGR01777 family oxidoreductase: MNILMTGASGFIGKQLVSALEPQHQLTILSRDPQRSAIILGAKHDYLSSLDELKDLDSFDAIINLAGEPIAEKLWSGQKKLDICQSRWNITEQLTKLIETSATPPHTFISASAVGYYGNQGQTPVDESYQVSNANLAEFTHQVCQRWEDGALKANGEQTRVCIIRIGLVLGSTGGALAKMLPAFRLGLGGPIANGEQGMSWIHQSDLVQLFAHLLNNPDCNGIYNGCAPTPVSNKVFTRTLGHTLNRPAFIPVPAFVLRVALGEMSCLLIEGQYVMPKRTLDSGFVFQYSELEGALKQLLT, encoded by the coding sequence ATGAATATATTAATGACTGGCGCCAGTGGATTTATCGGTAAGCAACTGGTCAGCGCCTTAGAACCTCAACATCAGTTAACTATCCTCAGCCGCGATCCCCAGCGCTCTGCCATTATACTAGGCGCTAAGCATGACTATTTAAGTTCATTAGATGAACTTAAAGACTTAGATAGTTTTGATGCCATTATCAATCTGGCAGGTGAGCCTATTGCGGAAAAACTCTGGAGCGGACAGAAAAAACTCGATATTTGCCAAAGCCGCTGGAATATAACCGAACAACTCACAAAGCTTATCGAAACCAGTGCCACTCCTCCACATACCTTTATCAGTGCCTCTGCGGTGGGTTATTACGGTAATCAAGGCCAAACCCCTGTCGATGAGAGCTATCAAGTCAGCAATGCCAATTTAGCCGAATTTACTCATCAAGTATGTCAACGCTGGGAGGATGGCGCATTAAAAGCAAACGGTGAACAGACTCGCGTCTGTATTATCCGAATTGGACTCGTTCTCGGTAGCACTGGCGGCGCCTTGGCTAAAATGTTACCTGCGTTTAGATTGGGGCTTGGCGGGCCGATTGCTAACGGAGAGCAAGGTATGAGCTGGATCCACCAATCAGACCTAGTTCAGCTTTTCGCGCATTTACTCAATAACCCTGATTGCAACGGTATCTATAATGGTTGCGCCCCAACCCCTGTAAGTAACAAAGTGTTTACCCGAACACTTGGGCATACGTTAAATCGCCCCGCCTTTATTCCTGTACCGGCTTTCGTATTAAGGGTTGCTCTGGGTGAGATGTCTTGCCTATTAATAGAAGGGCAATATGTGATGCCTAAACGCACCTTAGACTCAGGGTTTGTATTCCAATACTCTGAGCTTGAAGGTGCACTAAAACAGCTGCTGACTTAG
- a CDS encoding ABC transporter permease: protein MELSLAWRLFKRELHQGQLLLIILAITLAVLSVTGLASVSERLQLAINGQASTFIAADRIIDSPAKIDPQILTLADKLGLARVGSMQFNSMVYAGDAFQLVTVRAVEQGYPLKGDIELSGGKAQGLPLADNIWFETRLGGLLGYPEQIELGNANFNLSKEIIRLPDAGFNPFASSPVVLMRIEDVAKTQVIQPGSRVTYRYQFTGNSRQLSAFEQQAKPLLNTSQRWVDVQSGDSPIAAAVQRAERFLLLASLLGIALACAAIGIAAQRYCQRHYDVVAMLKTFGASAKQIRVLFGTHLLLVTTVGVLLGLLGGFALDRGITAFLPIEIAAYTPPIGRPIMLGIATGFISAFMFSAYPLMRLLAIPPLRVLQRQLEGLQLGMWLHLILSLGAMALLGYLYSQSLALTLTVVAAVLLLGALLSVLGFFMIRLGHSVGMKTTNPLQLALAGLRRRAKQNAVQLVGFSSALVLLLTILALRQDLLQEWQKQLPENSPNYFLVNIAPEETQIISDFLAPHLKTSPIIYPVVRGRLTEINGEELISNAQKQEGSEGRVGISRELNLTYQASLPPNNEILEGEFNQDTLDVSVESGVAERLGVSIGDSLTYTIDNQPLTVKVTSIRAVHWETLQPNFFMIFTKEALAPFAYTSMSSFHLADSQRGLILDLIKQFPTVSIIDVGAMVSQLRQIIDQVSLSLTLVLILVLLASALVMIAQTEAGMATRQRELAVLRTFGASGWLLRAATGLEFALLGTIAGILAVIVAEFTLYLLKTQVFELNVYMHWPWWGIAPLCGGLIVALLGIWRCRQLLNKSCGELLKGH from the coding sequence ATGGAGCTAAGTTTAGCCTGGCGACTGTTTAAAAGAGAGTTGCATCAAGGGCAGTTATTGCTGATTATTCTCGCCATTACTTTGGCTGTTTTATCGGTAACGGGTCTTGCTAGCGTGAGTGAGCGCTTGCAGTTAGCCATTAATGGTCAAGCGTCAACATTTATCGCCGCAGACCGCATCATTGACTCACCGGCCAAAATTGATCCGCAAATATTAACCTTGGCTGATAAGTTAGGTTTAGCTCGCGTTGGCAGCATGCAGTTCAACTCCATGGTCTATGCTGGGGATGCCTTTCAGCTCGTGACTGTAAGGGCCGTTGAGCAAGGTTATCCACTCAAGGGCGATATTGAGCTGAGTGGCGGCAAAGCCCAAGGCTTGCCTCTGGCTGACAACATCTGGTTTGAAACGCGGCTCGGTGGCCTGTTAGGTTATCCGGAGCAGATAGAACTGGGTAATGCTAATTTTAATTTGTCCAAGGAAATTATCCGCCTGCCTGATGCGGGATTTAACCCGTTTGCGTCATCCCCTGTTGTACTGATGCGCATCGAAGATGTTGCTAAGACGCAAGTTATCCAGCCGGGTAGTCGCGTGACCTATCGATACCAGTTTACAGGTAATAGTCGTCAGCTCAGTGCATTTGAGCAGCAAGCAAAGCCACTACTCAACACCAGTCAGCGTTGGGTCGATGTGCAGTCGGGGGACTCGCCAATCGCGGCAGCGGTACAGCGTGCCGAGCGATTCTTACTATTAGCCAGCCTATTAGGCATAGCGCTCGCCTGTGCGGCCATTGGTATTGCGGCGCAGCGATATTGCCAGCGTCATTATGATGTGGTGGCTATGCTGAAAACCTTTGGTGCATCGGCAAAACAGATCAGAGTGTTATTTGGCACTCATCTGCTGCTGGTTACCACCGTTGGCGTACTGCTTGGTTTGCTCGGTGGTTTTGCCTTAGATAGAGGGATCACAGCATTTCTACCGATAGAGATTGCCGCTTATACCCCACCGATTGGTCGGCCAATCATGTTAGGTATAGCGACAGGCTTTATTAGTGCTTTTATGTTCTCGGCTTATCCGCTAATGCGTCTATTGGCGATTCCACCTCTTCGGGTACTACAGCGTCAACTTGAAGGCTTGCAGCTGGGGATGTGGCTACACCTTATTTTAAGCTTAGGTGCGATGGCGCTGCTGGGCTATCTCTACTCTCAAAGCTTAGCGCTAACCTTAACCGTCGTGGCTGCCGTATTGCTGCTGGGAGCCTTACTGAGTGTGCTGGGCTTTTTTATGATCCGTTTAGGTCACAGTGTTGGGATGAAAACCACCAATCCGCTACAGCTGGCGCTCGCTGGTCTTAGGCGCAGAGCCAAGCAAAATGCGGTGCAGCTTGTTGGTTTCAGTAGCGCCTTGGTATTGTTATTAACGATTCTGGCGCTTAGACAAGATTTGTTGCAGGAGTGGCAAAAGCAATTACCCGAAAACTCACCTAACTACTTCTTAGTCAATATTGCACCAGAAGAAACGCAAATCATTAGTGATTTCTTGGCGCCTCACCTTAAAACATCACCCATTATCTATCCTGTGGTGCGCGGTCGTTTAACTGAGATTAATGGTGAGGAGTTGATCTCTAACGCGCAAAAGCAAGAGGGGAGTGAAGGGAGAGTTGGGATCTCTCGTGAGCTCAACTTAACCTATCAAGCGAGCTTGCCACCCAATAATGAGATCTTAGAGGGCGAATTTAATCAAGATACACTCGATGTATCGGTGGAATCAGGAGTTGCCGAGCGCTTAGGGGTATCGATAGGTGATAGCTTAACTTACACCATAGATAATCAACCGCTTACGGTTAAGGTGACCAGTATTCGTGCGGTACATTGGGAAACGCTGCAGCCTAATTTCTTTATGATTTTTACTAAAGAAGCATTGGCACCGTTTGCTTATACCTCGATGTCGAGTTTTCACCTTGCAGACTCTCAACGAGGGTTGATTTTGGATTTGATTAAGCAGTTTCCTACCGTATCCATTATCGATGTCGGCGCTATGGTGAGTCAGCTGAGGCAGATTATCGACCAAGTGTCCTTGTCACTGACACTCGTATTGATATTGGTGTTATTGGCGAGTGCTCTGGTGATGATAGCTCAGACCGAAGCGGGCATGGCAACGAGGCAAAGAGAGCTCGCGGTATTGCGCACCTTTGGCGCATCGGGATGGTTACTGCGAGCGGCAACCGGACTTGAGTTTGCCCTGTTAGGGACCATTGCAGGTATATTGGCCGTGATAGTGGCGGAGTTCACGCTTTACCTGCTAAAGACTCAGGTGTTTGAGCTTAATGTCTACATGCATTGGCCTTGGTGGGGGATAGCGCCGTTATGTGGTGGTTTAATTGTGGCGTTGCTCGGCATTTGGCGCTGCAGGCAGCTACTGAATAAGTCGTGTGGTGAGCTACTTAAAGGCCACTAA
- a CDS encoding ABC transporter ATP-binding protein codes for MSENSAITVSHLIKSVVTQEGELTILNGINMDVKHGQSVAILGPSGSGKSTLLGLLAALDSPTSGSIKLDGVALEDLNEESKASLRKQKVSFIFQSFMLVDTLNALENVMLPAELAGVAKAKEKAEAMLVRVGLSHRLTHFPNQLSGGEQQRVAIARAFICEPKVLFADEPTGNLDSANSDKIADMLFELNRESDTTLVLVTHDMTLASRCQRQFIMDSGYLSEKQSEKHKSDIVDEASAWS; via the coding sequence ATGTCTGAAAATAGCGCCATAACCGTAAGTCACCTAATTAAATCAGTTGTTACTCAAGAGGGAGAACTGACTATCCTCAACGGCATTAATATGGATGTCAAGCATGGACAGAGTGTGGCTATTCTTGGGCCATCGGGTTCGGGTAAGTCAACCTTACTTGGCTTGCTCGCAGCATTAGATTCACCCACTAGCGGTTCGATAAAACTCGATGGTGTTGCCCTAGAAGATCTCAATGAAGAGAGTAAGGCATCCCTACGTAAACAAAAAGTTAGCTTCATTTTTCAATCTTTCATGTTGGTCGATACCTTAAATGCGCTGGAGAACGTCATGCTGCCAGCAGAGCTTGCCGGCGTTGCTAAGGCCAAAGAGAAGGCCGAGGCGATGCTAGTGCGAGTGGGACTAAGTCATCGTTTAACTCATTTCCCGAATCAGCTATCGGGCGGTGAGCAACAAAGAGTGGCGATTGCCAGAGCCTTTATCTGTGAACCTAAAGTGCTGTTTGCCGATGAACCAACGGGAAATCTAGATTCGGCGAATAGCGATAAGATTGCTGACATGTTGTTTGAGCTTAACCGTGAAAGTGACACGACCTTGGTACTCGTGACCCACGATATGACGCTTGCGAGTCGTTGCCAGAGACAGTTCATTATGGACTCAGGCTATTTGAGCGAAAAACAGAGCGAAAAGCACAAAAGTGATATCGTCGATGAGGCAAGCGCATGGAGCTAA
- a CDS encoding arylesterase, producing the protein MALFSDIESFSGFKSRLGGLVLLLVFSSFPLSAAPILILGDSLSASYGMPEDQGWVQLLREKMPDHSIINGSVSGETSAGGLRRLPALLESAQPELLLIELGGNDGLRGFPPKQLKTNLTKIIELAKAQQVTILLSEIMVPPNYGPRYASQISTVYKELATEHEVTLMPFFMEQIAIDPSLMQRDGIHPNQKAQPAIAEFMLPWLKQAL; encoded by the coding sequence ATGGCGCTATTTTCAGACATAGAATCCTTCTCAGGCTTTAAGAGCCGTCTCGGCGGCTTGGTTTTATTATTGGTTTTCAGCAGTTTTCCACTGAGTGCTGCCCCTATATTAATCCTAGGTGATAGCCTAAGTGCAAGTTATGGCATGCCCGAAGATCAGGGATGGGTGCAATTATTACGTGAAAAGATGCCGGATCACAGCATTATAAATGGCTCTGTGAGTGGAGAGACTTCAGCAGGTGGTCTACGTAGACTCCCCGCGCTACTTGAATCTGCTCAACCTGAACTGTTATTAATTGAACTTGGCGGTAACGATGGACTACGTGGTTTTCCACCCAAGCAGCTGAAAACAAATCTTACAAAAATTATCGAGCTTGCTAAGGCACAGCAGGTCACGATTTTGCTCAGCGAAATTATGGTTCCCCCTAATTATGGACCAAGGTATGCGTCACAAATAAGTACCGTCTATAAAGAGCTAGCGACTGAACACGAAGTGACTCTGATGCCATTTTTTATGGAGCAGATTGCTATAGACCCCTCCTTAATGCAGCGAGATGGCATCCACCCCAATCAAAAAGCACAACCAGCCATTGCAGAGTTTATGTTGCCATGGCTTAAACAGGCTTTATAA
- a CDS encoding DUF481 domain-containing protein produces the protein METHMRYSLIAATCFAAICSTSATSAEPTTQVSPIAPKEQSLKPEQVYPPVDSKYDWLQLTSLELLKGEIKNLYDDKLEFESDELDTVFIDWEDVKVLQSSGIVSIGFTDLSTKTGHLLVENGKSYIDGEEFDNSQIMTIIAGDQSEANYWSSKITLGANFRSGNTDQLDYSALAKTMRRTTESRFNLDYIGNYSKTDGENRINNHRINTNFDWFISKQFYLRPVFAEIYKDPFSNIDYRVTLGSGLGYNIIDNSKTEWSISGGPAYTYTRFNEVVDGEEIDDGSAAMVIETVYDTEITSDIDFNTLYRIQYGNEKSGGYTHHAIATLEIELTSMFDLDLSFVWDRINNPQPDSNNFIPKRDDYQFIIGFGIDI, from the coding sequence ATGGAAACCCATATGCGCTATTCACTTATTGCGGCGACTTGTTTTGCTGCCATCTGCTCCACCTCAGCAACTTCGGCAGAGCCTACCACACAAGTCAGCCCCATTGCTCCAAAGGAGCAATCGTTAAAGCCTGAACAGGTTTATCCTCCCGTCGATAGCAAGTATGACTGGTTGCAGCTGACCTCGTTAGAGCTGTTAAAGGGTGAGATTAAAAACCTTTATGATGACAAACTAGAGTTTGAGAGTGATGAGCTCGATACGGTGTTTATCGACTGGGAAGATGTGAAAGTGCTACAAAGTAGCGGCATCGTCAGTATAGGCTTTACCGACCTAAGCACCAAAACCGGCCATTTATTGGTTGAAAATGGTAAGTCTTATATTGATGGTGAAGAGTTTGATAACTCACAAATTATGACCATTATTGCGGGCGATCAATCTGAAGCTAACTACTGGTCGAGTAAGATTACCTTAGGTGCTAACTTTCGCAGTGGTAATACAGACCAGCTCGATTACAGTGCCTTAGCCAAAACCATGCGCCGAACGACAGAGTCGCGCTTCAATCTTGATTATATCGGTAACTACTCTAAAACCGATGGTGAAAATCGCATCAATAATCACCGTATCAACACTAACTTTGACTGGTTTATCTCCAAGCAGTTCTACTTAAGACCAGTGTTTGCCGAGATCTATAAAGATCCCTTCTCAAACATCGATTACAGAGTCACACTCGGTTCAGGTCTCGGTTACAACATCATAGATAATTCAAAAACCGAATGGAGTATCAGTGGCGGTCCTGCATATACCTACACTCGATTCAACGAAGTTGTAGACGGTGAAGAGATTGACGATGGTAGTGCCGCAATGGTGATAGAAACGGTTTATGACACCGAGATCACCAGTGATATCGACTTCAATACGCTATATCGAATTCAATATGGTAATGAGAAATCGGGTGGCTATACCCACCATGCGATTGCCACATTAGAGATTGAGCTAACCAGCATGTTTGACTTAGATTTGTCATTCGTTTGGGACCGCATTAACAATCCACAGCCCGACTCGAACAACTTTATTCCTAAACGGGACGATTACCAGTTTATTATCGGTTTTGGTATCGATATCTAA
- a CDS encoding parallel beta-helix domain-containing protein, producing the protein MLNKKPSWLMPTLIASAVAISLGACSSDDDEPNVVEEDTAVVAPTPEPGPIFPDGAIMVEDGENLTIRIQEALINAQSGDVIVLPKGNFEIESTLLFDGDVDGDGSYAKNVTIMGYGMEKTVLDFSNANSGDGIFVQNALNIIIQDMSVNEAKNNGIKLKNTNGIILRRLATVWEGELDEGNGAYGLYPVECENILIEDTYVRGSADAGIYVGQSQYIVVRRNIAKENVAGIEIENSKYADVYDNEAMGNTGGILVFDLPIGNHRYGSSVRIFNNKVYDNNTKNFANASANPAGVHIVPPGTGMIILSTDDVEIFNNEVTNHDTMGVTISSFFIAEPDISTFVANYGQPGQPIEDGWRPTPRNIYLHDNVIEGYGQKPNGYLIDDIIKGYLFTHGQFPGVLYDGLGELLSNNGTAAYLGLQELPFAADGSDNICASNNGDVSFGRLYANDNTDMASPEFLFEKTQVDIMDCQQVSLPVHTVTFGEQIFGCGVDDETEGCDGGNLVGGGGSIGEDEAGLDGDGDLSLCKAEGSNASWDALLKANCPNLSDYNLFADMKNPTDAPNSGGMPYDMNTQLFTDYSSKYRYVFVPEGKKANYSENESFEFPVGSVIVKSFALPADTSKRGIANEELVETRLLIKRATGWTALPYVWNAEKSDAVLAKAGAIQGKTVMHNGTDMDFDYIVPSMNQCKQCHQLKADADSPAKFAPIGTKARNLNKDYTYSDGAMNQLLKWQAAGILQGVPELASVDAVPAFNDGDEVNLAAMSDADLMKTAKGYLDINCAHCHRPEGNASNTGLKLEYWRAYDEDAGLSHGTCKSPVAYGGGSLGFDIVPGSPEESILHFRMESNDPGDRMPEIGRSLSHAEGVALINEWIKRLPQASCSN; encoded by the coding sequence ATGCTCAACAAGAAACCTTCATGGCTTATGCCTACCTTGATTGCCAGTGCTGTAGCAATAAGCCTTGGAGCTTGTTCATCAGACGATGACGAACCCAACGTAGTCGAAGAGGACACTGCCGTCGTTGCACCGACGCCAGAGCCCGGCCCCATCTTCCCTGATGGTGCCATCATGGTTGAAGACGGTGAAAACCTAACCATCCGCATCCAAGAAGCCTTAATCAACGCACAAAGCGGTGACGTTATCGTGCTACCCAAAGGTAACTTTGAGATCGAGTCAACACTACTTTTTGACGGTGATGTCGACGGTGACGGCAGTTACGCAAAAAACGTAACCATTATGGGTTATGGCATGGAAAAGACGGTTCTAGACTTCTCCAATGCTAACTCAGGCGATGGTATCTTTGTTCAGAATGCGCTCAATATTATTATTCAGGATATGTCGGTCAATGAAGCCAAAAACAACGGCATAAAGCTTAAAAATACCAATGGCATCATCCTACGTCGACTCGCTACCGTCTGGGAAGGTGAGCTAGATGAAGGCAACGGCGCTTACGGTCTCTACCCTGTTGAGTGTGAGAACATTCTAATTGAAGATACTTATGTGCGTGGTAGTGCCGATGCAGGTATTTATGTCGGCCAGTCTCAGTACATAGTGGTCCGTCGAAATATCGCCAAAGAAAACGTTGCCGGTATTGAAATTGAAAACTCAAAATATGCCGACGTGTATGACAACGAAGCCATGGGCAATACTGGTGGTATTTTGGTATTCGATCTACCTATCGGCAACCATAGATACGGCTCAAGCGTGCGTATCTTCAATAACAAAGTCTACGATAACAATACCAAAAACTTTGCTAACGCCTCTGCTAACCCGGCTGGTGTACATATCGTTCCACCAGGAACCGGTATGATTATTCTCTCTACCGATGATGTCGAGATCTTCAACAACGAGGTAACTAACCACGATACCATGGGGGTGACGATCTCAAGCTTCTTCATCGCTGAGCCCGATATCTCAACCTTTGTCGCCAACTATGGCCAACCGGGTCAGCCTATCGAAGATGGCTGGCGACCGACGCCGCGTAATATCTATCTACACGATAATGTGATTGAAGGCTATGGCCAGAAGCCAAACGGTTATCTTATCGATGACATCATCAAAGGTTATCTATTTACTCACGGTCAATTCCCTGGCGTGCTCTACGATGGTTTAGGTGAGTTACTCTCCAATAACGGTACCGCTGCTTATCTAGGCTTACAGGAGCTCCCTTTTGCAGCGGATGGCAGCGATAACATCTGTGCTAGCAACAACGGCGATGTCTCATTTGGTCGTTTGTACGCTAACGACAATACCGATATGGCGAGCCCCGAGTTCTTATTTGAGAAGACTCAAGTCGATATTATGGATTGCCAACAGGTGAGCCTTCCTGTTCATACCGTGACTTTTGGTGAGCAGATCTTCGGCTGTGGTGTTGATGACGAAACAGAAGGCTGTGATGGCGGCAACCTTGTTGGAGGCGGTGGTAGCATCGGCGAAGATGAAGCTGGACTTGATGGCGATGGGGATCTCAGTCTATGTAAGGCTGAAGGTTCAAATGCCTCTTGGGACGCGCTGCTTAAAGCGAACTGCCCTAACCTGTCTGACTACAACCTGTTCGCCGATATGAAGAACCCGACAGACGCACCAAATTCTGGCGGTATGCCTTACGATATGAATACCCAGCTGTTTACCGATTATTCGAGTAAATATCGCTATGTATTCGTACCAGAGGGTAAGAAAGCCAACTACTCAGAAAATGAATCGTTTGAGTTCCCTGTTGGTAGTGTCATTGTTAAGTCTTTCGCCCTACCTGCAGACACTAGCAAACGTGGAATAGCCAACGAAGAGCTGGTTGAAACGCGCCTATTGATCAAGCGTGCAACGGGTTGGACTGCACTGCCATATGTCTGGAATGCAGAAAAATCTGACGCCGTGTTGGCCAAAGCCGGTGCCATCCAAGGCAAGACTGTTATGCATAATGGTACAGACATGGATTTTGACTATATCGTTCCGAGCATGAACCAGTGTAAACAGTGTCACCAGTTAAAGGCCGATGCTGACAGCCCTGCTAAGTTCGCCCCTATTGGTACTAAGGCACGTAACCTCAATAAGGATTACACCTATAGCGATGGCGCCATGAATCAGCTACTCAAGTGGCAAGCAGCTGGTATATTGCAAGGCGTACCCGAGTTGGCTAGCGTTGATGCTGTTCCAGCCTTTAACGATGGTGATGAAGTCAATCTAGCTGCGATGTCTGATGCTGATCTGATGAAAACAGCTAAGGGGTACTTAGACATTAACTGCGCCCACTGTCACCGCCCTGAAGGTAACGCTTCAAATACTGGTTTAAAGCTAGAGTATTGGAGAGCTTACGATGAGGATGCAGGCTTATCACATGGTACCTGTAAGTCGCCAGTTGCCTATGGTGGTGGCTCACTTGGATTTGATATTGTGCCAGGTAGCCCTGAAGAGTCGATTCTGCACTTTAGAATGGAGTCGAATGATCCAGGTGACAGAATGCCAGAGATCGGCCGTAGCTTATCTCACGCCGAGGGTGTTGCCCTTATCAATGAGTGGATTAAGCGTCTGCCTCAAGCAAGCTGCTCTAACTAG
- a CDS encoding SO2930 family diheme c-type cytochrome, whose translation MRKLILLMLLMSLISCGGSDEQADIDVLPETPSVTPDPTPDPTPDPAPSSACETNTSEVNWDALMNEDCAFLAQYGLFVDPSIPTASPIAPGLPYQLSTQLFSNYASKHRFIFIPDGKSVSYDATDTFDMPVGTVLVKTFSLPFDTQVTGANNEVLIETRLLIHRAAGWTTLPYIWQDGEAKLHVAGKEIPHTLNHKGERQSFDYHVPSRAECKLCHQTSADSSRIEPIGLKAHLLNRPVVHQGSELNQLQLWQQLGLLNGLPVLTQVGKAYDIFDESAPLTARAKGYLDINCAHCHNPQGFASISGLRLGFYVDHTSFEYGICKQPPGWDGGAKGLSYDIIPGDGEHSILVYRQELNEPKDRMPPIGRSIAHTDAVALIEQWIDEMAPELGNCQH comes from the coding sequence ATGCGTAAACTAATTCTACTTATGCTACTGATGTCGTTAATTAGCTGTGGTGGCTCAGATGAACAAGCTGACATAGATGTGCTACCCGAAACACCTAGCGTTACACCCGACCCAACACCCGATCCCACACCAGACCCGGCTCCAAGCTCTGCCTGTGAAACCAATACCAGTGAGGTTAACTGGGACGCACTCATGAATGAAGACTGTGCCTTCTTGGCGCAATATGGCCTGTTTGTCGACCCCAGTATTCCGACAGCCTCTCCCATTGCACCAGGGCTCCCTTATCAACTATCGACTCAGCTTTTTTCTAACTATGCCAGTAAACACCGCTTCATCTTCATACCGGACGGGAAAAGCGTTAGCTATGATGCCACGGATACCTTCGATATGCCGGTAGGGACAGTACTCGTAAAAACCTTCTCATTGCCGTTTGATACTCAAGTTACTGGCGCGAATAATGAAGTACTAATTGAGACTCGGTTACTGATCCATAGAGCAGCAGGCTGGACGACCCTGCCCTATATCTGGCAAGACGGCGAAGCAAAACTGCACGTCGCTGGCAAAGAGATCCCCCATACTCTAAATCATAAAGGTGAGCGCCAAAGCTTCGATTACCACGTTCCAAGTAGAGCCGAATGCAAGCTCTGTCACCAAACCAGTGCCGACAGCAGTCGAATTGAGCCTATCGGCTTAAAAGCCCACCTACTTAATCGCCCTGTTGTTCACCAAGGAAGCGAGCTCAATCAATTGCAACTATGGCAGCAACTTGGATTACTTAACGGTCTACCCGTGCTTACTCAAGTTGGCAAGGCCTATGATATTTTTGATGAGTCGGCGCCATTAACTGCTAGGGCTAAAGGCTATTTAGATATTAATTGCGCCCATTGTCATAACCCACAAGGCTTCGCTAGCATATCAGGATTAAGGCTAGGATTTTATGTGGATCATACCAGCTTTGAATATGGCATTTGTAAACAGCCTCCCGGTTGGGACGGCGGCGCTAAGGGTCTGTCTTATGACATCATCCCGGGTGATGGTGAACACTCGATTCTGGTCTACAGGCAGGAGCTCAATGAGCCCAAAGACAGAATGCCTCCGATAGGCCGCAGTATTGCTCATACTGACGCTGTAGCCCTCATAGAGCAATGGATAGATGAGATGGCACCTGAACTTGGAAACTGTCAGCATTAG